The segment CGCGCCCTGAAGGTGCCCCTCGTCGCCAATTCCGCCACACTGGAAGCCGCTTCCCGCATCGTGGGTTCCACCCCGTCGACCGAATTGCCCACGGGCTCTGAGATGGAGATCGGCGACCTGCAAGTGCGGTCGTTTCCTGTGTCACATGATGCCGCCGATCCGGTGGGATATGTGTTCTCCTGCGGCGGCGCACGTGCATGCTACGTGACCGACACTGGAACGCTCACGCCGGTCATCACGTCGAACATGATGGGAGCTCAGCTTGTCATCGTTGAAAGCAATCACGACGTGCTACGCCTGAGCCAGTCCGGCTATCCCGCGGAATTGAAGCGGCGGATTTTGGGAAACCGCGGGCACTTGAGCAACGTAGTTACTGCGAGGGAGATCGCGCGGCTATCCCTGGAGAGCGCCCCGTGCGTGGTGTGGCTGGCACACCTCAGTGAAGAAAACAACTCGGAGCGCCTGGCGATGACCACGAGCCGCAATGCGCTGAACGCCGCGCAGCCGGCCAATGTCAGGCTGGCCCTCGCGAAGCGCAACGTGGTGAGCGTACACTGGAACAGCGCCGACAACTGGTGGCAAGGCAGCCTGTTCTAGGCTCCGGAACTCGGAACTCGGAACTCGGAACCCGTCACCCGTCACCCGTCACCCGTCACCTGATTATGAACTGGACATGCCCGCAATGCGGTGAAACCAACCCGGACACGACGAAGCTGTGCGGCCTCTGCGGCGAGATGCGCCCCGCCGTGAAGGCCGAGCAGGTGGTCGTTCGAGCGATGGGGCCGTCACCATCGGCCACGCTGCCAACGGTAACCCCCGGCTCCGACCGATGGGCTCCCCGTGACCCGGCGCGCCCATCCGAAGCGGAAAAACAGCGGCTCGCGGAGCAGGCCGCTCAGCAGATCATGGGCACGACCGCTCCTGCAGGGCCCTCAACCGTTGGCTGTGGCAACCTGGCGATGTTCATCATGTTCCTGCCCTGGTCGCTGTTGGTGCTGCCGATGCCGGGCGGCCTTCGCAACAGGAACGTTGGAAGGATCCTGCTGGTGATCGGCGCGATGGCGGTGTTGGTGGGGATACTCTCGCTCATGGCAGTGGCGCCCCACGTCATGAAGCTCGCGCACGACATCTCAGCCGGCTATAACGTGCCGGACACCGGTAACTAGAAGCTGGGCGTTCCTCGCCCATCGCTCATCGTTTCCTTCACGCGCTTTGCTTCACCGTCAGCGCGCCGGAGCGGATCTTCTTCTCCGCATCCTCCACCTTCTTCAGCACAGCCGGCGGTATCTTCGTTTTGAGGGCGGGGTTGAAGATCACATCCACGTAGCCCTCCTTCATCCCCAGCGTGCGCATGATGCCCTGGAACCGGTTCGCTTTCACCTCCTGGGCCACGGCTTCGAAGGTCTTGCCGAGTTCCAGCACGGCGCTTGCCAGGCACACATCCGGCGCAACGGCAGTCTGGTCGGCGTTGCTGCCGAGCGCATACACCGTCTTTCCGGCCTTGTTGGCATCGCTCACCGCCTGGAACATGCCGATTCCCGCGGCGTCCGCGTTGTGGAAGATAACGTCCGCTCCCTGCCCGATGAGTGTCGCCGTCTGGCGGTTTGCGGCGCCGGTATCGGCCCACGAGTCCACATATGCGAACGTGACGGGTGTGCCGGGCCTAGCGCTGTCAACTCCGGCCTTCAGGCCGTTGAACGTGCTTTCCACCACCGAAATCTGTTTGCCGCCCACGCAGGCGATTCGTCCGGTCTTGCTCATGCCCGCGGCGAGCACTCCCAGGCAGTACGTCGCATCCTCAAGGCGGTAGGCCAGCGAAGTCACGTTCGGAGCGTTGACCCGGCCGGCGGTAATGACGAAGTGCGATTTGGGGAAGTCCTTCGCCACGCGCATCGCGGGTTCGCCGTATTCATTGCCGTGGCCAAGGATGATGTCGTAACCGCGGCTGGCGAAACCGCGCAGGGCGGCTTCTATCTCGCCTTCGGATTTCACTTCCTGCTCGGAGACTTCGGCCCCGGTATCCTTCTTCAGTTGTTGTGCGGCATCGTGCGCCAGTCCGTTCCAACCGTGATCGCTCACAGGTCCCGAGGTCACCAGGGCCACCTTGAGGGCACCCGGCGCGGAAGTAGGCGGCGTCTGCTTCGTGCATCCTGCCAGGAGCGCGGCCGAACCTAATATCAGAAGGAATCGCTTCATCATCACATCCTCAAATCTCGACGCTTACCGACCGCGTCGGGCTGTTGATCTCGCTGCTGTGGCCCGGGAACACAAGCGCCTTCGGATCAAGCGTGTTCTTGGCGAAATTGACGGCTATCGCCGCCTCGCCCACACCCGTGGCTATCAGCTTGATCTTGCCCTCGTGCCACACAACATCCCCGGCCGCGAAGACGCGTGCGATGGTCGTCTGCATGTGTTCGTCCACCACAACACTGTTTCTGGAAATCTCCAGGCCCCAGGACTTGATAGGGCCCAGATCCGCGGAGAAGCCCAGGAAAAGCAACACGGCGTCGCATCCAATCGTTTCCTCCCCGAGGTTTCTGTTGTGCGCAAGCGTGACCGCTTCAACCCTGTCCACGCCGTGTACTTCCTTGACCTCGCGGAACAGCTTGAATGTGATCCTGGGGTTCCGGGTGCACGCGACGACGGACTCCTCATGCGCCCGGAACGCATCTCGCCGATGGACGAGGATCACCTCGGCGGCATTCCCGGCGAGGTTGAGCGCCCAGTCGATCGCCGAATCGCCACCTCCAACCACCACAACGCGCTTGCCGTCGTAGACCGATTTGTCATTTACGTAATGCTCAATGCCTTTGCCGGTCAGCTCGCGGACGCCCGGAACGTCCAGAGTTTTCGGCTCGAATGCGCCGACGCCGGCGGTGATCAGCGCCACGCGCGCGTGGTGAACCGCCTTGTTGGTTGTGAGCGTCACCTTCTCGCCATCGGAGCACAGCCCGGTCACTGTTTCCTCCAACCGGACCGTTGGCTCGTACTGCATCGCCTGTTCGATCATATTGGCCGCGAGGTCCCGGGCCAGCACCTTTGGGAAGCCCGGCATATCGTAGATGAACTTCTCGGGGTAGAGCGTTGCCAGTTGCCCGCCCAGTGTGGGCAGCGAATCAAGAATCAGCACGCGCATACCCCGCAGGCCCGCGTAATATGCCGCGAAGAGGCCCCCGGGGCCCCCGCCGATGATTGCGATGTCATAAA is part of the Armatimonadota bacterium genome and harbors:
- a CDS encoding BMP family protein, with the translated sequence MMKRFLLILGSAALLAGCTKQTPPTSAPGALKVALVTSGPVSDHGWNGLAHDAAQQLKKDTGAEVSEQEVKSEGEIEAALRGFASRGYDIILGHGNEYGEPAMRVAKDFPKSHFVITAGRVNAPNVTSLAYRLEDATYCLGVLAAGMSKTGRIACVGGKQISVVESTFNGLKAGVDSARPGTPVTFAYVDSWADTGAANRQTATLIGQGADVIFHNADAAGIGMFQAVSDANKAGKTVYALGSNADQTAVAPDVCLASAVLELGKTFEAVAQEVKANRFQGIMRTLGMKEGYVDVIFNPALKTKIPPAVLKKVEDAEKKIRSGALTVKQSA
- a CDS encoding NAD(P)/FAD-dependent oxidoreductase gives rise to the protein MDLYDIAIIGGGPGGLFAAYYAGLRGMRVLILDSLPTLGGQLATLYPEKFIYDMPGFPKVLARDLAANMIEQAMQYEPTVRLEETVTGLCSDGEKVTLTTNKAVHHARVALITAGVGAFEPKTLDVPGVRELTGKGIEHYVNDKSVYDGKRVVVVGGGDSAIDWALNLAGNAAEVILVHRRDAFRAHEESVVACTRNPRITFKLFREVKEVHGVDRVEAVTLAHNRNLGEETIGCDAVLLFLGFSADLGPIKSWGLEISRNSVVVDEHMQTTIARVFAAGDVVWHEGKIKLIATGVGEAAIAVNFAKNTLDPKALVFPGHSSEINSPTRSVSVEI
- a CDS encoding zinc ribbon domain-containing protein, whose product is MNWTCPQCGETNPDTTKLCGLCGEMRPAVKAEQVVVRAMGPSPSATLPTVTPGSDRWAPRDPARPSEAEKQRLAEQAAQQIMGTTAPAGPSTVGCGNLAMFIMFLPWSLLVLPMPGGLRNRNVGRILLVIGAMAVLVGILSLMAVAPHVMKLAHDISAGYNVPDTGN
- a CDS encoding MBL fold metallo-hydrolase, which codes for MSLQVWSLASGSSGNAFLIRGGRTTVLLDAGFPMRTIRDKIASVGQSPLDVQAVLLTHEHSDHCSGAGPTCRALKVPLVANSATLEAASRIVGSTPSTELPTGSEMEIGDLQVRSFPVSHDAADPVGYVFSCGGARACYVTDTGTLTPVITSNMMGAQLVIVESNHDVLRLSQSGYPAELKRRILGNRGHLSNVVTAREIARLSLESAPCVVWLAHLSEENNSERLAMTTSRNALNAAQPANVRLALAKRNVVSVHWNSADNWWQGSLF